Proteins encoded by one window of Desulfomicrobium macestii:
- a CDS encoding LEA type 2 family protein — MSSFQKLFPFGKHVEVCYDPGLKGGEMRRLALFLVVSFFIAISGCAHFGQKMESPTVRLVNVVPASSTLFEQRVALTLRIVNPNPFALTWTGVRVNARFNDMNLLPAVSSENGRVEALSEAVFKVEASASTLDLLRQIMTFQNGPGKLTYALDGVLYQGGLSSGGIPFLAEGALWDSGTEL; from the coding sequence ATGAGCAGCTTCCAGAAACTTTTCCCGTTTGGGAAGCACGTTGAAGTATGTTATGATCCTGGTTTGAAGGGAGGGGAAATGAGACGTCTCGCGTTGTTTCTTGTAGTTTCTTTTTTTATTGCGATTTCCGGATGTGCCCATTTTGGGCAAAAAATGGAGTCCCCAACGGTGAGACTGGTCAATGTGGTTCCCGCAAGCAGCACTCTCTTTGAGCAAAGAGTTGCTTTGACTTTGCGGATAGTAAACCCCAATCCTTTTGCATTGACCTGGACCGGAGTCAGGGTCAATGCACGTTTCAATGACATGAATCTTCTGCCCGCAGTGTCTTCGGAGAATGGGCGGGTGGAGGCTTTGAGCGAGGCGGTTTTCAAAGTCGAGGCCTCCGCCTCGACACTGGACCTGTTGCGTCAGATCATGACCTTTCAGAACGGTCCGGGCAAGCTGACCTACGCCCTGGACGGGGTTTTGTATCAGGGCGGGCTGAGTTCCGGAGGGATTCCTTTCCTTGCGGAAGGTGCGCTCTGGGATTCTGGAACGGAACTGTAA
- a CDS encoding acetate--CoA ligase family protein has product MEPTQLGFEQSRTLLDAYDIPVLGRMIRTPEQAVLAARELGFPVAMKTVSSQIIHKTDLGCVLLNLKDQTELEAGYAQLMDNVRAAGVTEIDGILIQPMVRPGLEVLIGATQDASFGPMTMIGSGGRFVELLGDVAPGIGILEEGEVMAMLDRTRAGRILDGFRGPALDKKAAIRLAVNVSRFMAEHPEIHELDLNPVIVYEEGFAIVDARLIAGEPVHYPRQTDVSPQKMSSLHTIFNPKSVVLYGASNTGTVGGIVLQNLRRLDRIYPINPRTTTLHGMRCYPSLESLPEVPEMAVFVINSETVVREFEKFCVAGGKGAIIISDGFAESGRRELEERLRSLSLEYGVSYIGPNCLGIIDNFSGVNTMFIPPHRTGVIREQGGIGIISQSGGIGMELMEMLEADRVGMGKWVSCGNSSSVGVAEILAHMGQDPRIEVIAIYLEGLSEGLKLMEIGRQVAAQKPVVIIKGGSGGGKEATMSHTASLAGSHEAFRACCSQAGFYLIEDLTEDPKIMVNVLSILTTQPKAKGKRTAVVSVGGGAAVLLADQITAEGLELARFTPETRRRLQDLLRENIKASNPDDLEQMLVNVGNNPLDLLGNCDDRRLIRALEIIADDPDTDVIVAAIYLQVPYLSEYLAERLVEFRRSIDKPFIVSPRGLCTHVTRFRESLYAKRFHTYTVPMVKPLSIALDIWERYDRNFMSEAELRED; this is encoded by the coding sequence ATGGAACCGACACAGCTTGGATTTGAACAAAGCCGAACCCTTCTGGATGCGTACGACATCCCCGTCCTGGGCCGCATGATCCGCACGCCTGAGCAGGCCGTGCTCGCCGCGCGGGAACTCGGTTTCCCGGTGGCCATGAAAACGGTCTCTAGCCAGATCATCCACAAGACCGATCTGGGCTGCGTGCTCCTGAACCTCAAGGATCAGACCGAGCTTGAAGCCGGATACGCCCAGCTCATGGACAACGTCCGCGCCGCCGGAGTGACGGAAATCGACGGCATCCTGATCCAGCCCATGGTGAGGCCAGGTCTTGAGGTGCTCATCGGCGCCACCCAGGACGCCAGCTTCGGACCCATGACCATGATCGGATCCGGCGGGCGCTTTGTCGAACTGCTGGGCGATGTGGCACCGGGCATCGGCATTCTGGAGGAAGGCGAGGTCATGGCCATGTTGGACAGGACTCGCGCCGGGCGCATTCTGGACGGATTTCGCGGACCGGCCCTGGACAAAAAGGCCGCCATCCGGCTGGCCGTGAACGTGTCGCGATTCATGGCCGAACACCCCGAAATCCATGAGCTCGATCTGAATCCCGTCATCGTCTACGAAGAAGGCTTCGCCATTGTCGACGCCCGTCTCATTGCCGGCGAACCGGTCCATTACCCCCGTCAGACCGATGTCTCGCCGCAAAAAATGAGCAGCCTGCACACAATCTTCAATCCCAAATCCGTGGTTTTGTACGGCGCCTCCAACACCGGCACGGTGGGCGGCATCGTGCTCCAGAACCTGCGCCGCCTGGACCGCATCTATCCCATCAACCCGCGCACGACCACGCTGCATGGCATGCGTTGCTACCCAAGCCTTGAAAGCCTGCCCGAGGTGCCCGAGATGGCGGTGTTCGTCATCAACTCGGAAACGGTGGTCCGCGAATTCGAGAAATTCTGCGTGGCCGGAGGCAAGGGCGCCATCATCATCAGCGACGGCTTTGCCGAATCCGGACGGCGGGAGCTTGAAGAGAGGCTGCGCAGCCTCAGCCTGGAGTACGGAGTCAGCTACATCGGTCCCAACTGTCTCGGGATCATCGACAATTTTTCGGGAGTGAACACCATGTTCATTCCTCCCCATCGCACGGGAGTCATCCGCGAGCAGGGCGGAATCGGCATCATCTCCCAAAGCGGCGGCATCGGCATGGAGCTCATGGAGATGCTCGAAGCCGACCGGGTGGGCATGGGCAAATGGGTGTCCTGCGGCAACTCCAGCAGCGTCGGCGTGGCGGAGATCCTGGCGCACATGGGCCAGGACCCGCGCATCGAGGTCATCGCCATCTATCTGGAAGGGCTGTCCGAGGGGCTCAAACTCATGGAAATCGGACGGCAGGTGGCGGCCCAAAAGCCCGTGGTCATCATCAAGGGCGGCTCGGGTGGCGGCAAGGAGGCGACCATGTCCCACACGGCATCGCTGGCGGGCAGTCACGAAGCCTTCCGGGCCTGTTGCTCCCAGGCCGGATTCTACCTCATCGAGGACCTGACCGAAGACCCGAAGATCATGGTCAACGTGCTCTCCATCCTGACCACGCAGCCCAAGGCAAAGGGCAAGCGCACGGCGGTGGTCAGCGTCGGCGGCGGCGCGGCGGTGCTGCTGGCCGACCAGATCACGGCCGAAGGCCTGGAGCTGGCCCGGTTCACCCCGGAAACCAGAAGACGTCTGCAGGACCTGCTGCGCGAAAACATCAAGGCCTCGAACCCCGACGATCTGGAGCAGATGCTCGTCAACGTCGGCAACAATCCACTTGATCTTCTGGGCAACTGCGATGATCGCAGGCTCATCCGTGCGCTGGAGATCATCGCCGATGACCCGGACACCGACGTTATCGTGGCCGCCATCTACCTGCAGGTGCCCTACCTTTCCGAGTATCTGGCCGAACGACTGGTCGAGTTCAGGCGTTCCATCGACAAGCCCTTCATCGTCTCCCCACGCGGGCTGTGCACGCATGTGACCAGATTCCGGGAGTCCCTCTACGCCAAACGGTTCCACACCTACACCGTGCCGATGGTCAAACCGCTCAGCATCGCGCTGGACATCTGGGAGCGCTACGACCGCAACTTCATGAGCGAAGCCGAACTCCGGGAAGATTGA
- the msrA gene encoding peptide-methionine (S)-S-oxide reductase MsrA has protein sequence MAAQTKEAVFAGGCFWCLEGPFDALPGVLETEAGYTGGQIPNPTYEQVSSGTSGHIEAMRVKYDPELVDFGKLLDVFWRNIDPTDAGGQFCDRGPQYRSAVFFADEAEESAARASKAQLEEARGFKIATEILPRAEFYAAEEYHQDYYKKNPLRYHFYRQGCGRDQRLRQLWGAEAKK, from the coding sequence GTGGCTGCACAGACAAAAGAGGCGGTATTCGCGGGTGGATGTTTCTGGTGCCTTGAAGGACCCTTTGACGCCCTGCCCGGTGTCTTGGAAACCGAGGCGGGATACACGGGCGGACAGATCCCGAATCCGACCTACGAACAGGTTTCGTCCGGAACCAGCGGGCATATTGAGGCCATGCGGGTGAAGTATGATCCGGAGCTGGTCGATTTTGGGAAACTCCTTGACGTTTTTTGGCGCAACATAGACCCAACCGATGCCGGTGGCCAGTTTTGCGATCGCGGTCCTCAGTACCGGTCCGCTGTATTCTTTGCGGACGAGGCCGAGGAATCCGCCGCGCGGGCTTCCAAGGCCCAGCTTGAAGAGGCCCGGGGATTCAAGATCGCAACCGAGATTCTGCCCAGGGCTGAATTTTATGCCGCCGAGGAATATCATCAGGATTACTACAAGAAAAATCCCCTGAGATATCATTTCTATCGCCAAGGCTGCGGTCGCGACCAGCGCCTGAGGCAGCTCTGGGGAGCGGAAGCCAAAAAGTAG